In the genome of Neisseria animaloris, one region contains:
- a CDS encoding ArsR/SmtB family transcription factor codes for MMEDLFAKCNEAVAFLKLLANTNRLAVLCTLLDQRRNVTELAEMTGLPQAATSSQLALLREAGLVNCEVRHRERLYYIADGRVSETIQLLHMFFCVNDNNINDNISD; via the coding sequence ATGATGGAAGATTTATTTGCCAAATGTAATGAAGCTGTTGCTTTCTTAAAACTGCTTGCCAACACCAACCGTTTGGCAGTGCTCTGCACTTTGTTGGATCAACGCCGGAATGTTACCGAGCTGGCAGAAATGACCGGGTTACCTCAAGCTGCAACATCAAGCCAGTTGGCTTTGTTACGTGAAGCCGGGTTGGTCAATTGCGAAGTACGCCATCGGGAACGCTTGTATTACATTGCTGATGGGCGGGTTAGCGAAACCATTCAGTTGCTGCATATGTTTTTTTGCGTAAATGATAATAATATTAATGATAATATTAGCGATTAA
- a CDS encoding rhodanese family protein, with protein sequence MVIPTITAADAANKVTRGALLVDIRQPDEYRREHIEGAVLQPLAQLQMQGLPKAATQADCVIFHCESGMRTNGAADLLAQTVNGKETYILEKGLDGWKAAGQPTQINTSQPIELMRQVQIAAGSLVMLGTVLGWLVSPAFYLLCAFVGTGLLAAGITGFCGMARLLAVMPWNRGVY encoded by the coding sequence ATGGTTATTCCTACTATCACGGCAGCCGATGCCGCGAACAAAGTTACCCGAGGAGCGTTGTTGGTCGATATCCGTCAGCCGGACGAATATCGCCGCGAACATATTGAAGGCGCAGTATTGCAGCCTTTGGCCCAATTGCAAATGCAAGGCTTGCCGAAAGCCGCGACGCAGGCGGATTGTGTGATTTTTCACTGCGAATCGGGCATGCGTACCAACGGAGCTGCCGATTTATTGGCGCAGACGGTAAACGGCAAAGAGACCTATATTCTGGAAAAAGGTTTGGATGGCTGGAAAGCTGCCGGCCAGCCGACGCAAATCAATACTTCGCAACCGATTGAGCTGATGCGCCAAGTTCAGATTGCCGCCGGTTCGCTGGTTATGCTGGGGACGGTGCTTGGATGGTTGGTTTCCCCGGCTTTTTACTTGTTGTGTGCTTTTGTTGGCACCGGTTTGTTGGCGGCAGGTATAACCGGATTTTGCGGTATGGCCAGATTGCTGGCCGTTATGCCGTGGAATAGGGGAGTTTATTAA
- a CDS encoding YgaP family membrane protein, which translates to MKRNVGGIDKVLRIVAGAALMIMAATGVIGWWGWLGAILLATGLMSYCALYSLLGINTCPLNKK; encoded by the coding sequence ATGAAACGCAACGTGGGCGGAATCGATAAAGTATTGCGTATCGTAGCGGGAGCGGCTTTGATGATAATGGCCGCTACCGGAGTGATCGGCTGGTGGGGTTGGCTGGGTGCAATCCTGCTTGCAACCGGATTGATGTCTTATTGTGCTTTGTATTCTTTGCTGGGCATTAACACTTGCCCGCTCAATAAAAAATAA